A stretch of DNA from Plantibacter sp. Leaf314:
GCGACGCCCGCTGCTGCCCAGATGCCATAGGCGATCCCGAGGGGCATTCCATTCGACAACGTGAGGGAGAGCATGACGAAGGCCATGATGTAGCCGACCACCACCCCGCCGTACCAGCGGTTGTTGTCGACGGCGAGGCGAAGGGACGTGGTCCCGGCGACTTCGAAGACGATCGCACCGATCAGAAGCACGTAAGCCATCAGGCGGCCCTCACTTTCTGTGCCGCCTGCGCTCCGAGTTCGACGCAGAGGACACCGGCAATGATCACGACGATGCCGATTCCCATGAACAGTGTGATCGGCTCACCGAAGACCACGAGGGACCCGATGGCGGTCAATGCGACGCCGCTGGCACCCCAGATGCCGTATGCGACGCCGAGGGCCATCCCGGTGCGGAGCACCATGGCGAGCAGGATGAATGCGCCGAGATATCCGACGACGACGAGCGCGTAGAACCCGGGGTGACTCAGGGCGCCCTTCAGGGACAGCGAGCCTGCCACCTCGGTGAGGATCGCGGCGACAAGCAGCAGCCACCCTTTGACAGTGTTGGTCATGAGTTGGTTCCTTCGCCGATCAGACGTTGGGTGATGGCCCGGAGGGTCGCGGTCTCGTCGTCGCGGGTGACATTGATGCCGAACGCCTTATTGAGCCAGGCCCCGTCGGCGATGAGACGAGCCGCACGCAGGGATGCGCGCTCGATGGGGGTTCCTTCAAGGTCGTCCCCGAACCAGGGGCTGAGACGGGCAACCCACTGTTCTGCGAGGCCATCCCGGATCCGGACGTCGACCATGAACGCCAGGTCGCTGTTATCGAAGTCACTCGTGAGTGCATAGTCGACGTACGCGGCCAGTTTCTCGCGTGGCGTGGTGGCGGCTGGCGCTCGGGAGGTCAGGTCTGCCTCCCATTTGGCGGTGATGCGGTCCACGACGGACACGACCAGCTTCTCCTTCGTGGGGAAGTGGTGCACTACGCCGGGCTTTGTCAGGCCGGCCTC
This window harbors:
- a CDS encoding multidrug efflux SMR transporter — translated: MTNTVKGWLLLVAAILTEVAGSLSLKGALSHPGFYALVVVGYLGAFILLAMVLRTGMALGVAYGIWGASGVALTAIGSLVVFGEPITLFMGIGIVVIIAGVLCVELGAQAAQKVRAA
- a CDS encoding TetR/AcrR family transcriptional regulator — translated: MPSKTEILDHAIEVLRRSEALTIDAVAREAGLTKPGVVHHFPTKEKLVVSVVDRITAKWEADLTSRAPAATTPREKLAAYVDYALTSDFDNSDLAFMVDVRIRDGLAEQWVARLSPWFGDDLEGTPIERASLRAARLIADGAWLNKAFGINVTRDDETATLRAITQRLIGEGTNS
- a CDS encoding multidrug efflux SMR transporter — translated: MAYVLLIGAIVFEVAGTTSLRLAVDNNRWYGGVVVGYIMAFVMLSLTLSNGMPLGIAYGIWAAAGVAITAIISRALFKEPLTWLMSLGIVLIMGGVLLIELGAAH